From the genome of Chaetodon trifascialis isolate fChaTrf1 chromosome 4, fChaTrf1.hap1, whole genome shotgun sequence:
CCAGTGGAGAGGCCGGAACAAGTTTGGTATTTGACTGCTGAGCGGCTCTTTAAGGTCTAATCTGCATATTTCTTCGATCGACATGAGAAATAACTTCTACTAGCAAAGCGCTGAGAGTGCGACATCAATCCCTGCTCATTATTTAGGGCAAATAGCAACCCCTCCCAAACAGAAGGCTGCTAACATGAGCACATTGCCAGACTGAGTAATGAAGTGAAACCTTCGGTCTGATTATCTACTGGCCAAGAAAGGCTGGAACACAAATGGTTGAACCTCCGCTTTTTgggttgtttctgttttttttctgggttTCATATCTTCCCAGGTTGAAACGGAGTCAGAAATCCCATGATCTGAAGCTGAGATAGAAGATTTGATCACTGAGAAGGATCACACCTGCGGGCGGTGACTGAGGTCTGGAAGCAGGCGAGCGCTCATTCGGAAGCTAAATTTAAAGTTATGACACATGGCAAACATGATGGGAAGAAGTTCTTATTTGAAACTTTCAAGACTTAACTTTCAACCCAGCAAATACTACGTTTCATGGAGCTCAAGTGCAAAATGATACAAATGGAATTACGATGAGGAGATAAGAGACAGGGCTGATTATTAAACAGTGCTTTAATATGAGTGCTAGTATTGCACAAACAATCACCTGGACAGTGAGGGTCCGTCTTTGTCTCTGCGGGTCCAGACACTCGTCTCCAAAACTGAGCAGGACCTGGAAACGAGGCGGCGGCCGACCGTGGAGCCCGTAGCTCTGGATCTCTGATGGTCAGGAAGGAGATAAAATCAAATCACTGTTCACgttgatataaaaaaaatccatctactggtaaaattcaaatgaattcaGAAGAATTTCACTTGAGGTGGCGCGACCTTTGGGATGATTCGAATGGAAAGAAGTGGTCACAACATTTATGCAAATACAATTAGCTGTCTTACACAGCTGGAGCTGTTTCAGCATGTGGGTGGGGATAATGTGGCTACGAGGAAGTCATGTGACTGTTGCCTCATCATGaaacaatattttaaaaagttcaTCAACCACAGTTATTAGGTGATACAGACATTTCTAATAAGTTTTGTTCTGAGCTGGTATTTATCCAAAGTGACTTTCAGTAAATGAGCTGTACAAACTTACTGGAAGTTCAGCCCCAGTTTATGCTTACTATGTATTATCATTACATTCAAATCAAAGAGCTAAGCCTCccattttaagaaaaataaacacacagtacactTTGAAAAACCCAGGAGGTTGCTTAACAGCACTTTCCACTTTTTGAAGGTATTTCCAGAATCCTCAAAGACTCTTCATCAAAGAAGATGTGTCAGTTACAAccaccagctgcagctgcaacttGGGAAATATCTTAAAAATCTTTAACTGTGCAACATGTGAGCTATTGTTTCATCCAGTTGTTTAGAAGAGTCTGAAACTACTTTCAGAACAGCATTAAGTGTTATTAGATGCTCAAATGATAAAACAAGGTGCACAAAGTGAGGCAAGCTTAGCTTGACCTGGAACAGGTTACATGTGTTCTTGTTTAACGCTGAGACTATTAGTTGATTTATCAGTTGTAGCACTGGCACATTTTTTGGGTCCTGACTGTGATGCGTCTGAATCGAAAAGCTGGCATCAAATGTGTGGTCATATTCACAGATTTATTAACTTATTATCTGATCACAAACAGTTCCAGATTAAAAACTTTAGACTGTTCTAGTTAGGAAAAGTTCATGTGTTTAAACAACGTTAGACACTCCAGAGGTTTAGCCTCTTAAATTATTCAAAGTATTGTTTTGCTATCAGTCCCGCAACCCAGCTATCGTATTGGTGCTAGTATTGAAAGATTTCAGACATTACCCAGCCCTGCATGAGTGACGGAAAACAAACTGATTGCAAACTTTTGTGCAAGTTTCAGTGCAACTCTTCTCCGGTCCGTCGTGCTTATCCACTGGAGAGGATGCTTGCAACATGCTTTAATCAAGACTGATCCACAAACATATATGATAATCAATTGTTGATCATTTCTAAAAGCAAAAAGTCTTCCAGCGTCTGAGAAATATGGATATTTGGTGTTTAATATCTTTGGGACTGGACTGTTGAATTGAAGACGTCACTTTGGGCTTTAGGACACTGTGATGGCATTCTCACGACTTTTTGACATGTCATAGACGTCACATCATAATCAATTCTCAGATGAAATGATTATTAAATCAATGGCTAGATGCAGCTCTGTTTGCTCAGGCTCACCTGTAAGGTAGTCCTGTGTGTGGAGGAGTTTACAGTTGACGTCTCTCTCCAGTTTGTTGGGCTTGTCTCCGTACTGGGACAGTCCTCCCTGCCAGTACACTCTGCTCTGACACAGCCTCCGAGCATAGAGTCCGTCTGGGCCCATCCACAGTAACACTCCCCTCTCCAGGGTGGACGGGGGACTCGGGGGACactcctctgccctcctctggACTGAGAGACTGTCCACAGGCAGGGGGACCACCTCGGGACTTCCAGGCTGCGGGTAGGGTTTGTCCTCTGGGAAGCACGGAGTGATGTGGCACCCCTCTGGACTGGAGACGGTCATCTCCCTCACCAGACTGTCTCGGAAATATACAGACACGTGCAGGCGGAAGTCTGATTGGAAGAGAAGAGGACACAGGTGGAGGTCAATAAACATGTGTTCTGATACATGAagctatttttcattttcttgtccTATCTATCGCTGCATCCTAATCCTGGCCTCCAGcctttggtgctgggcaggtagtgcaGTGTATTGAAACGCTGGCCTTTAGGATTGATGCGAACGTTCATTCTGAATGAGACAATGAATATAAGAATCCAAAATATTCGCgatttactttttttaaactttaattACAGCGCCCTCTTCAGGCCAGTCAGTGCATTCCTTAAGATTGTTAAAACATTGTGCAGTTTTCCAAGTATCAGAGTAGCGTTTTCAGTCTTCCATGCAATTTTGCACTGTTAGCCTTTTTAAGATGTCTGTCTGGATGTAGGCAGCTCCATCTTCAGCTATGTCTTCGTATATGACCATAAACAACGCATAGTTTTGTACATACAGACTTACATATTGCATAGTATGATATTTCCAGGGTGTGCATGTAAAGAATACATTCACTGCTTGGTTTTGCTTAATGGTTTTATTCAAAAGCTTCCAGAGCTAAACACCGAGATTATCTCATGCTCAGTTGAGGAAGTCACCTCGGCCAACAGTACCTCCTTCTGATTCCATAGTATGCAGagataaaaagtgaaatgaaagtgtgtgtttacctgagaGTGCCTCCGCTGATCTGATGCTGGCGTCCAGTGTAAATGGCGAGGGCTGGCTATCAGCAGGGCCGTACGAGTAAATTGAGGCTCTGAGCTGAtatcctgcagacacagaggagcagacgaGCTCAACACgagcacagaaaaacagtgacATACGCAATATACAAAGTGCCAAGGATAGTAATGTGGTACCATTCTCCATGGACGGGCCCTGCCATGGCAGGCTGCGGGGGGGACAGGGACACTGAGTGAAGGGCAGCTCAGGCAGGGAGGCCTGCTCCTGACAGTAATCTCTCCAGCCACATTCTGGTGTGGGCATGTACTGTGACatctgcacacagagacacaaataaTCAGCTCAACTCAGCTCCAAACTTTGGGATGCTTGCATTGTGCTGGTGGAATTCAGATCCCCAGCAGAAACATATGATCATGGCCCTGGCACAAACAAGTGAGACTGAGATGCAAAGTCATCTGGTGTATCCAAGGTCATTCATGACTGCACAGGATGACTTCTCAtccactgtttctgtttcacatacaacctctctctctctctctcttaagcCCACCCCACTCATTTCCATGAGTATGAAAATCACCTGAGTCTGCAGGGCAGGGTAGGGGGGGTGCACTTGATAGCTCACAGGACTCAGAGGGCTGTCCTCCTGTCGGGGCCCTAAATGCaagacaaaaaagaacaaatacgAACAAGTGAGGTCTCAACACTACACAGAAAAAGTCCGCATCTGTTGACATCATGCACATTGGTGCATGATATTCAAACACCATTGCATCAGTCACTGGTGTTTTTTACTGCACTGAGAAGTCAGTgacctttattaatcaccaaaTGTCAGAGAATTTCCAAAAGCAGTTTACTGTAACAACCGATATCATGACTATATTAAAacatacatttcaaaataaaaattcGCTCACTTTGGTTAATTTCCAGACAGtaacatctgtgctgctgtgccaAAAAATCAAGCGTTTCAAAAGTGTATTGTTTGAAATGTTCGGTATTTTTTGTGGGACTGACTTTTCTTGGCTCCCTCGGGGATGATGCGGTAGACTTTGTACGGGTCTGAGATGTCCAGCTGGCTTCTCTCCACCAGTTCCTCAAAGTCATTGCTCTTATTGAGGGCGCAGCGGAGGCGAGTCTTCCAGGTCGGGGGGTCCGGCTTGTCGATCCCCTCCCGAAACTTGCCTTTAAACAGCGCCCAGGCCTGCACACAGGTCACCGGCAAAACTTGAAAAACAGCCCTGATTAAAGCTGGAGAGGGTGAGCAGTGAGCTCTGGCATGTGTCGCAGAACCTGCAGTGTGCTCACAGGCAGCAAACGACCTCAAGAAACGGCACGTTCATTACGGACTTTATCATCTGTGGTGGAGTTTCTatgaagagctgaaacaattagtcgatTAATTTAGTGTTCCAGCAGCGTGAAATTAATCACCAACATTTCTCAAcgtctcaaatgtgaagatgtCCTGTTTTTCCTCGTCTTTTATTTGGTTTAGCTTCtttagaggaaaaaacagaattttcTAAAGTCATCTTTTGCTCGGGGaacttgttttattgttatatttctaactgctttctgacatttaatagaCAAAACATTCATCCACGATGTAATCAAATCGATGTAATGAATCGTTGCAGCCGTGCTTATATTGCACATTTCATAGACAAAGAGAACGCAAAGTGCTTCATTTCATACGCCTGCATCAACATCATTTCATGCCAAATACAGCAGAAGACATTAAAAGCACGAACTGACTTACTGCGCATAAGTTACAGGCCAACTTTATGAAAAGCACTTTTACTctgacagtcacatgtgggAGTGCGGCTGGATGAGCAGCGGAGGATGCGGCTGTTTACCTTGAAAAGCGCGGCATCCTCATCCCGGTTGTAGTCCTGTTTCCCGGCGTGTTTCCACGGTATCCTGAAGACGGTCTTCTCGTCGTTCTCCCACACCAGACCGGGATACTTGCCGCAGTCCACCTGCTCGATGAGCCACTGGCGCAGCTTTCCGTTCCCGTTGCTCCCGGAGCCGCCGTAATCCAACTCTGCGTTCATCTCTGTCCAAACAGACGCATGCAACAACTCCACTGTTAGGTcctgtaatgcagtgcaatgTGCTGCTATGTGTTTTAAAAGTAGTGTAAGTTTAGCAGAGAAGGGTGAGACTACTTGAAGTTCAGTAAAACTCAAAGGTTAACCACCCTGATCTCCCACGCACACTAAATTGACCTTAAAGTGCGCCTTGGGAGCGCATGGAACTCATCTTACCTGTGAAACTCGAAACCCGTCAAGTTTTGAAATCAATCAGTCTCAGAAAGCCCTCATCATTACGACGGGCCCGCTTAAATCCTCCAGCCTATGGCGAGCAGCATGAGGGCGGAGACACAGCCGGGGATGCTGAGGAGGACGCACCTGCTGCCGTCCGCCTGCCTCTCCTGCGAAGCTTATCAGCGCACACACAGCGGCCGATCTCCAGTAAGACACCGGGGGAAACCCTGTCGGCGTCAGTCAGAAGTGTCACACACCCGCACACGTGGAAAATCATAGGACGGGGACGAAAACAATTCTTTGAAATGATAAAGCTTTACGAAAAGTAACTGTAGAGCGGTGCTGCAGTAGCTAGAAGTGATGTACAAAAACATCAGCGCGAGATTGTTCCCAGTGGAAGATTATAGTGAACAGCAGCTATAATACCGACAAGAAGAGCCTGCCAGATCAGATTATTCTACACCGTGGGCATATTTGTATATAATACCTAGAAACGAGTAAAATGGGTCATTGGGTGAGCACAATGTCTACAATTCATTCAGttcttattttaaaaaatacatgtaaaatacaaattgataataataatgataaaaaacaCTATAAACCTCTAAAACAGTCATTTCCAGCCTTAATGGCAGGGATGGAAGAAATGTCcaaatcctgcattcaaaaccttacttaaGTTAAAGTACAAAAAGCAAATTGTTAAAAAGTTTAAtaagtattattattaacattttttcaAGAAAAAGTTTTCATCATGCAGTATTGTcttctgtcagtgttgtgctaAAGGAGATATAATACATTTTTTGATTATCATTGCTGATGCATTAACCTATAAGGAACAGTGCAGCTGGAATAGCATTTCTACTACTTGATGCACTGTTGGATAGTTAAATCTACAACAAGGCACCATAGTTTATAAAAATGAGTATGTCTTTAacataaaatcttaatctgGAAAGAAATTAGTAAatatagtagtagtagtagtagtagtagtagtagtagtgggCTACAAAGTGCAACATTTCCCTCTTAAAAGTAATGAAATAGAAGAAATAGCACACT
Proteins encoded in this window:
- the irf4b gene encoding interferon regulatory factor 4 → MNAELDYGGSGSNGNGKLRQWLIEQVDCGKYPGLVWENDEKTVFRIPWKHAGKQDYNRDEDAALFKAWALFKGKFREGIDKPDPPTWKTRLRCALNKSNDFEELVERSQLDISDPYKVYRIIPEGAKKRPRQEDSPLSPVSYQVHPPYPALQTQMSQYMPTPECGWRDYCQEQASLPELPFTQCPCPPRSLPWQGPSMENGYQLRASIYSYGPADSQPSPFTLDASIRSAEALSDFRLHVSVYFRDSLVREMTVSSPEGCHITPCFPEDKPYPQPGSPEVVPLPVDSLSVQRRAEECPPSPPSTLERGVLLWMGPDGLYARRLCQSRVYWQGGLSQYGDKPNKLERDVNCKLLHTQDYLTEIQSYGLHGRPPPRFQVLLSFGDECLDPQRQRRTLTVQVEPLFARQLLFYAQQMGSHYYRSYEHPGVTDHINTPEDYQRAITHHHSSSLQE